In Pseudopipra pipra isolate bDixPip1 chromosome 24, bDixPip1.hap1, whole genome shotgun sequence, a single genomic region encodes these proteins:
- the TXLNA gene encoding alpha-taxilin isoform X1 → MKNQGVETKGAPRPSGASKTSSGMGLEEGDSPEAAAPPEAPLTQEDSKSSQDVSEELSRQLEDILSTYCVDASQEGPAEDSGHGEPPEPEEPDKGCPESPRNGEQEPGGPEMNGEKENSKGTEEGGDRDQKKAQEKKKAKGLGKEITLLMQTLNTLSTSEEKLAALCKKYAELLEEHRNSQKQMKILQKKQTQLVQEKDHLQSEHSKAILARSKLESLCRELQRHNRTLKEEGVQRAREEEEKRKEVTSHFQVTLNDIQLQMEQHNERNSKLRQENMELAERLKKLIEQYELREEHIDKVFKHKELQQQLVDAKLQQAQEMLKEAEERHQREKDFLLKEAVESQRMCELMKQQETHLKQQLALYTEKFEEFQNTLSKSSEVFTTFKQEMEKMTKKIKKLEKETTMYRSRWESSNKALLEMAEEKTLRDKELEGLQVKIQRLEKLCRALQTERNDLNKKGLRSPKSGAAQEGRSLDLCPTECAGTASAVPATLAPSESQGTELGEPQRRILPLPSPPGRRELLDLLLRELGVQEAVPLLCSVCGTGTRRSRKGIPGPVQRDFRSSQDLPMSQSPYDSQLPLC, encoded by the exons ATGAAGAACCAGGGGGTGGAGACCAAAGGAGCCCCACGTCCCTCTGGTGCTTCCAAAACGAGCAgcgggatggggctggaggagggagaCTCACCCGAGGCTGCAGCACCCCCAGAAG ctcccctcacTCAGGAGGACTCCAAGTCCTCCCAGGATGTGTCCGAGGAGCTGAGCCGGCAGCTGGAGGACATCCTGAGCACCTACTGTGTGGATGCCAGCCAGGAGGGCCCAGCAGAGGACAGTGGGCACGGGGAGCCCCCCGAGCCCGAGGAGCCCGACAAGGGCTGCCCCGAGTCCCCCCGGAACGGGGAGCAGGAGCCGGGCGGCCCCGAGATGAACGGGGAGAAGGAGAACTCCAAGGGCACCGAGGAGGGCGGGGACAGAGACCAGAAGAAGGCTcaggagaagaagaaagccAAGGGTTTAG GCAAGGAAATCACTTTGCTGATGCAGACACTGAACACCCTGAGCACATCAGAGGAGAAACTGGCAGCTCTGTGCAAGAAATACGCTGAGCTG ctggaagaGCACCGTAACTCCCAGAAGCAGATGAAGATCCTGCAGAAGAAGCAGACACAGCTGGTGCAGGAGAAGGATCACCTGCAGAGCGAGCACAGCAAGGCCATCCTGGCCCGGAGCAAACTGGAGAGCCTGTGCCGGGAGCTCCAGAGGCACAACCGCACCCTCAAG GAGGAGGGTGTCCAGCGCGcccgggaggaggaggagaagaggaaggaggtgACATCCCACTTCCAGGTGACGCTGAACGACATCCAGCTCCAGATGGAGCAGCACAACGAGAGGAATTCCAAGCTGCGTCAGGAGAACATGGAGCTGGCAGAGAGGCTCAAGAAGCTCATCGAGCAGTACGAGCTGCGGGAGGAG CACATTGACAAGGTGTTCAAGCacaaggagctgcagcagcagctggtggatGCCAAACTCCAGCAGGCCCAGGAAATGCtgaaggaggcagaggagaggcACCAGCGGGAGAAGGACTTT CTGCTGAAGGAAGCTGTGGAATCACAGAGGATGTGTGAGCTGATGAAGCAGCAGGAGACCCACCTCAAGCAGCAG CTGGCTCTCTACACAGAGAAGTTTGAGGAATTCCAGAACACCCTTTCCAAAAGCAGTGAAGTGTTCACAACGTTTAAACAGGAGATGGAGAAG ATGACCAAGAAGATcaagaagctggagaaggagacCACCATGTACCGCTCCCGCTGGGAGAGCAGCAACAaggctctcctggagatggcagAGGag AAAACCCTCCGGGACAAGGAGttggaggggctgcaggtgaAGATCCAGCggctggagaagctgtgccGGGCCCTGCAGACGGAGCGCAACGACCTCAACAAGAAG GGGCTGCGATCCCCAAAATCTGGCGCAGCTCAGGAGGGCAGGTCCCTGGATCTGTGTCCCACGGAATGCGCCGGCACCGCCTCTGCTGTCCCAGCGACTCTGGCACCGAGTGAAAGCCAaggaacagagctgggggaaCCACAGCGCCGGATTCTCCCgcttccctctcctccaggcaggagggagctcCTGGACTTGCTCCTGCGTGAGCTGGGGGTGCAAGAGGCCGTTCCCCTGCTCTGTTCTGTGTGTGGAACGGGCACAAGGAGAAGCAGGAAGGGCATTCCTGGTCCTGTCCAGCGGGACTTTCGCTCTTCCCAGGACCTGCCAATGTCTCAATCGCCTTACGATTCACAGTTGCCTCTTTGCTGA
- the TXLNA gene encoding alpha-taxilin isoform X2: MKNQGVETKGAPRPSGASKTSSGMGLEEGDSPEAAAPPEAPLTQEDSKSSQDVSEELSRQLEDILSTYCVDASQEGPAEDSGHGEPPEPEEPDKGCPESPRNGEQEPGGPEMNGEKENSKGTEEGGDRDQKKAQEKKKAKGLGKEITLLMQTLNTLSTSEEKLAALCKKYAELLEEHRNSQKQMKILQKKQTQLVQEKDHLQSEHSKAILARSKLESLCRELQRHNRTLKEEGVQRAREEEEKRKEVTSHFQVTLNDIQLQMEQHNERNSKLRQENMELAERLKKLIEQYELREEHIDKVFKHKELQQQLVDAKLQQAQEMLKEAEERHQREKDFLLKEAVESQRMCELMKQQETHLKQQLALYTEKFEEFQNTLSKSSEVFTTFKQEMEKMTKKIKKLEKETTMYRSRWESSNKALLEMAEEKTLRDKELEGLQVKIQRLEKLCRALQTERNDLNKKVQDLCAHTDLAEPLKDPSRDSSDCPSSGKATHSPDPAESLGELSPGATGQSGTEEGPRGTD; encoded by the exons ATGAAGAACCAGGGGGTGGAGACCAAAGGAGCCCCACGTCCCTCTGGTGCTTCCAAAACGAGCAgcgggatggggctggaggagggagaCTCACCCGAGGCTGCAGCACCCCCAGAAG ctcccctcacTCAGGAGGACTCCAAGTCCTCCCAGGATGTGTCCGAGGAGCTGAGCCGGCAGCTGGAGGACATCCTGAGCACCTACTGTGTGGATGCCAGCCAGGAGGGCCCAGCAGAGGACAGTGGGCACGGGGAGCCCCCCGAGCCCGAGGAGCCCGACAAGGGCTGCCCCGAGTCCCCCCGGAACGGGGAGCAGGAGCCGGGCGGCCCCGAGATGAACGGGGAGAAGGAGAACTCCAAGGGCACCGAGGAGGGCGGGGACAGAGACCAGAAGAAGGCTcaggagaagaagaaagccAAGGGTTTAG GCAAGGAAATCACTTTGCTGATGCAGACACTGAACACCCTGAGCACATCAGAGGAGAAACTGGCAGCTCTGTGCAAGAAATACGCTGAGCTG ctggaagaGCACCGTAACTCCCAGAAGCAGATGAAGATCCTGCAGAAGAAGCAGACACAGCTGGTGCAGGAGAAGGATCACCTGCAGAGCGAGCACAGCAAGGCCATCCTGGCCCGGAGCAAACTGGAGAGCCTGTGCCGGGAGCTCCAGAGGCACAACCGCACCCTCAAG GAGGAGGGTGTCCAGCGCGcccgggaggaggaggagaagaggaaggaggtgACATCCCACTTCCAGGTGACGCTGAACGACATCCAGCTCCAGATGGAGCAGCACAACGAGAGGAATTCCAAGCTGCGTCAGGAGAACATGGAGCTGGCAGAGAGGCTCAAGAAGCTCATCGAGCAGTACGAGCTGCGGGAGGAG CACATTGACAAGGTGTTCAAGCacaaggagctgcagcagcagctggtggatGCCAAACTCCAGCAGGCCCAGGAAATGCtgaaggaggcagaggagaggcACCAGCGGGAGAAGGACTTT CTGCTGAAGGAAGCTGTGGAATCACAGAGGATGTGTGAGCTGATGAAGCAGCAGGAGACCCACCTCAAGCAGCAG CTGGCTCTCTACACAGAGAAGTTTGAGGAATTCCAGAACACCCTTTCCAAAAGCAGTGAAGTGTTCACAACGTTTAAACAGGAGATGGAGAAG ATGACCAAGAAGATcaagaagctggagaaggagacCACCATGTACCGCTCCCGCTGGGAGAGCAGCAACAaggctctcctggagatggcagAGGag AAAACCCTCCGGGACAAGGAGttggaggggctgcaggtgaAGATCCAGCggctggagaagctgtgccGGGCCCTGCAGACGGAGCGCAACGACCTCAACAAGAAGGTGCAGGACCTGTGTGCCCACACGGACCTGGCAGAGCCTCTGAAGGACCCATCCCGGGACAGCTCCGACTGTCCCAGCTCGGGGAAGGCCACGCACAGCCCGGATCCTGCGGAGAGCCTGGGAGAACTGAGCCCAGGAGCCACAGGGCAGAGCGGGACTGAGGAGGGACCTCGGGGCACTGACTGA